The following are encoded in a window of Bdellovibrio sp. ArHS genomic DNA:
- a CDS encoding PilZ domain-containing protein yields the protein METKSTALERPKTVQMAAAVLILTPVLDILMYQRTGNQIFSWVGWLLIFGAGVSLMIRHKSAWMLGIILCGLFVLNTGYGLIRDMENVDPVISTAKLLDCLLVLFIVGTVSYFFRYPYLDRRQNWFAPTGDRFAIATPVVLDGLETQTLDLSYTGARIVVPPTTSYKAGDQLSLQLTDINDIQCSAKVIDVKADHVRVHFVGASPSDKEMIRQWLNSQNLQKV from the coding sequence ATGGAAACGAAATCAACCGCCTTAGAACGACCCAAGACCGTGCAGATGGCCGCCGCCGTACTTATTTTGACTCCTGTTTTGGATATTCTCATGTATCAAAGAACAGGAAATCAGATTTTTAGTTGGGTGGGGTGGCTACTTATTTTTGGTGCCGGCGTCAGTTTGATGATTCGTCACAAGTCGGCATGGATGTTGGGAATTATTCTTTGTGGTTTGTTTGTTTTAAACACGGGATACGGTCTGATTCGTGATATGGAAAACGTGGATCCGGTGATTAGCACGGCCAAACTTTTGGACTGCCTTTTAGTTTTGTTTATTGTGGGAACCGTATCATATTTCTTTCGTTATCCCTATTTGGATCGGCGACAGAATTGGTTTGCTCCGACAGGGGACCGTTTTGCGATAGCGACCCCCGTGGTGCTAGATGGTCTTGAAACACAGACACTAGATCTTTCCTATACAGGTGCCCGCATCGTCGTGCCGCCGACGACTTCTTACAAGGCAGGAGATCAGCTTTCCTTACAGCTCACGGATATTAATGATATTCAATGCTCTGCAAAAGTGATCGATGTGAAAGCGGACCATGTTCGGGTTCATTTCGTCGGGGCTTCGCCATCGGACAAAGAAATGATTCGGCAGTGGCTGAATAGCCAAAATTTACAGAAAGTTTAG